One genomic region from Phragmites australis chromosome 1, lpPhrAust1.1, whole genome shotgun sequence encodes:
- the LOC133917381 gene encoding monothiol glutaredoxin-S5-like has product MYQAIPYSSARAWLVPAPAPEVALVAVKPEPVVTVAAHAEESRSAAVAEDDARAEVGRAVAESSVLVVGRRGCCLSHVVKRLLQGLGVNPVVHEVADEAVLVGVVPAEATALPAVFVGGKLLGGLDRLMAVHISGELVPILKKAGALWL; this is encoded by the coding sequence ATGTACCAGGCCATCCCATACAGCAGCGCCCGGGCGTGGCTCGTGCCGGCGCCGGCACCTGAGGTGGCCCTCGTCGCCGTGAAGCCGGAGCCGGTGGTGACCGTTGCGGCTCACGCGGAGGAGTCCCGGtccgcggcggtggcggaggacGACGCCAGGGCGGAGGTGGGGAGGGCCGTGGCGGAGAGCTCGGTGCTGGTGGTGGGGCGGCGCGGGTGCTGCCTTAGCCACGTGGTGAAGCGGCTGCTGCAGGGGCTCGGGGTCAACCCGGTTGTGCACGAGGTCGCCGACGAGGCCGTGCTCGTCGGGGTCGTCCCGGCCGAGGCCACCGCGCTCCCGGCGGTGTTCGTCGGTGGGAAGCTCCTGGGCGGGCTCGACCGGCTCATGGCCGTCCACATCTCCGGCGAGCTCGTGCCCATCCTCAAGAAGGCCGGTGCCCTCTGGCTCTAA